One window of Microcoleus vaginatus PCC 9802 genomic DNA carries:
- a CDS encoding GAF domain-containing protein produces MASINFTLTGYQIVDRIYSGTRTLVYRAFRSGDKQPVAIKVLQSQYPTFSELVQFRNQYTIAKNLNLPGIIETYSLEPYQNSYALVMEDFGGIPLNEWMEQGETAPSLSEFLQMAIDLSDTLDILYRHRIIHKDIKPANILINPHTKQVKLIDFSIASLLPRETQSLMNPNVLEGTLGYLSPEQTGRMNRGIDYRTDFYSLGVTFYGLLAGQLPFQSNDAMELVHCHIAKQPPSLHEINPEIPPVLSEIVSKLMAKNAEDRYQSALGLKFDLEFCWKQLEENGRIESFTIAQRDVGDRFLIPEKLYGRETEVAELLAAFDRVAGFSQQASEQRGGCELMLVAGFSGIGKTAIVNEVHKPIARQRGYFIKGKFDQFNRNIPFSAFVQAFRDLMGQLLTASDQQLKNWQTQILQAVGDNGQVIIEVIPELERIIGPQPPALELSGTAAQNRFDLLFQNFIRVFTKPEHPLVMFLDDLQWADSASLRLMQLLVAESATGYLLVIGAYRDNEVFAAHPLMLTLDAMVKAGAAVNTITLEPLSSESLNHLVADTLNCDPSWARPLADLAAQKTQGNPFFATQFLKALHQDGLIEFDRVSGYWQCDIVRVREAALTDNVVEFMALQLQKLPPATHNVLKLAACVGNQFDLGTLAVVSQQLETETAADLWKALQEGLILPESEVYKFYMGRERREETENSEVVNYKFLHDRVQQAAYSLIPEQERSRAHYQIGQLLIRQISPAAIEEQIFSVVNQLNYGIALIEDQTERDELAQLNLTACRKARGATAYQAAREYAAIGLNLLGESAWQRQYEMTLNLHDIAAEVASLCGDFDQMNRWIDTVIHHTRTPLERVSVYIVKIQALSSQNKFLEAIAIGLLSLKELGVELPDSATSEDIQQAVQEVNSSIGDRPIEELFDLPAMVDTQKLAAMQVAASMASVCYPVGSSLFPLVTALQVNLSIQYGNSRTSAYSYSFYGVILNNLLQDVTVADQFCRLAYRLASGPDAKNIRSASCVVIAALLYHRKSHLRETLPIFQAGYQAGLETGNLEFVGHNGHGFCLNSYWCGQPLAELEPQIRAYRQQLLDLNQLATANYCSIYWETTLFLLGNPNKFEISFEQECYEEKLVSQSLATNDLYRLCIFYLYRVTLRFLLGDIAGASADVDRARQYIAGSVGTTSEAGLYFYDSLIALATPESETELETQWQRVQENQRKLQHWAEHAPMNYLHKWQLVEAEKYRVARQRAEAIEMYDRAISGAKENKYIQEEALANELAAKFYLDWGKEKVAQAYMQDAYYCYAHWGAKAKINDLEKRYPQLLAPILQARENRFGISETRLHTINKSSVLHQTLHTTLSSSSSIYEALDFATILKASQTLSSEIQLEKLLAALMSVVMENAGATKAVLLLVKDGNLAIEAVASFHQDVISMSVPLSPSDEVPAAVINYVKRTWKTVVLDNAAVQNDFIADPYLMQKKPKSVLCTSILNQGKLIGLLYLENHLTVAAFTDDRTEVIQLLCVQAAISLENARLYRQSQAYAKELERSLFDLQQAQLQIVQSEKMSTLGNLVTGIAHEINNPVGFISGNIEEATTTIKDVIGHLKLYQEKLPNPGEEIEEDAEDIDLEYALEDLPKMLLSMKVGCDRIRGISTSLRTFSRADKDYKVPFNIHEGIDSTILILKHRLKANEHHPAIEVVTDYGNLPPIECFPGQLNQVFMNLLANAIDALEESNQGRSLEAIKADPHCITVRTSLSGDRHIKIQIADNGAGMTEAVKQRIFDHLFTTKAVGKGTGLGLAIARQIVVETHGGTINVNSTLGGGSEFEIVLPITE; encoded by the coding sequence ATGGCAAGTATAAATTTTACCTTGACAGGTTATCAAATTGTCGATCGCATTTACTCAGGAACTCGCACCCTGGTTTATCGAGCTTTCCGCAGTGGCGACAAACAGCCCGTCGCCATCAAAGTGTTGCAGAGTCAGTATCCCACGTTCAGCGAACTGGTGCAATTTCGCAATCAGTACACGATCGCCAAAAACCTCAACTTGCCCGGGATCATCGAAACCTACAGTTTGGAACCCTACCAAAACAGCTATGCGCTGGTAATGGAAGACTTTGGGGGAATTCCTCTGAATGAATGGATGGAACAAGGGGAAACTGCACCGAGTCTGAGCGAGTTTTTGCAAATGGCGATCGACCTGAGCGATACATTAGATATACTCTACCGCCACCGGATAATTCACAAAGACATTAAACCAGCCAATATTTTAATTAATCCGCATACAAAACAAGTCAAACTCATTGACTTTAGTATTGCATCCTTGCTGCCCAGGGAAACTCAAAGCCTGATGAATCCTAACGTACTGGAAGGAACACTCGGCTATTTGTCTCCCGAACAAACGGGAAGGATGAATCGGGGGATTGACTACCGGACAGACTTTTACTCTTTGGGCGTGACTTTTTACGGATTGCTGGCGGGACAATTGCCGTTTCAATCCAACGATGCGATGGAATTGGTACACTGTCATATTGCCAAGCAACCGCCATCACTGCATGAAATCAATCCCGAAATCCCGCCGGTCCTCTCGGAGATTGTCAGCAAATTAATGGCAAAGAATGCCGAAGACCGCTATCAGAGTGCGTTGGGACTGAAATTCGATTTAGAATTTTGTTGGAAGCAACTTGAAGAAAACGGTAGGATAGAGAGTTTTACGATCGCGCAGAGGGATGTGGGCGATCGCTTCCTCATACCCGAAAAACTCTACGGTCGCGAAACCGAAGTTGCCGAATTACTGGCAGCATTCGATCGAGTAGCAGGTTTTTCCCAGCAGGCATCAGAACAGCGTGGAGGCTGTGAGTTAATGTTAGTCGCGGGTTTTTCTGGGATTGGGAAAACTGCAATTGTCAATGAAGTTCACAAACCAATTGCCCGCCAGCGCGGCTATTTCATCAAAGGCAAATTCGACCAATTTAACCGCAACATTCCTTTCTCAGCTTTTGTCCAAGCATTTCGAGATTTAATGGGACAATTGTTGACCGCCAGTGACCAGCAGTTGAAAAATTGGCAAACTCAAATCTTGCAAGCAGTGGGCGATAACGGACAAGTCATTATTGAAGTAATCCCCGAACTCGAAAGAATTATTGGGCCACAACCGCCCGCACTCGAATTATCAGGAACTGCGGCACAAAATCGGTTTGATTTGCTGTTTCAAAATTTTATTCGCGTGTTCACCAAACCAGAACATCCCCTGGTGATGTTTTTGGATGACTTGCAGTGGGCTGATTCCGCCTCGCTGCGGTTAATGCAACTGCTGGTTGCCGAGTCAGCAACGGGCTATTTATTAGTAATTGGTGCCTACCGAGATAATGAAGTGTTTGCAGCACATCCGTTGATGCTGACACTCGATGCAATGGTAAAAGCTGGGGCCGCGGTGAATACTATTACGCTGGAACCGTTGAGTTCAGAAAGTCTAAATCATTTGGTTGCTGATACGCTCAATTGCGATCCATCTTGGGCAAGACCTTTGGCTGATTTGGCGGCACAAAAAACTCAAGGAAATCCCTTTTTTGCAACGCAGTTTCTCAAAGCACTGCATCAGGATGGGCTGATTGAGTTTGACCGGGTTTCTGGTTATTGGCAGTGCGATATTGTGCGAGTTCGGGAGGCAGCGCTGACGGATAATGTGGTCGAGTTTATGGCGTTGCAGTTGCAAAAATTGCCGCCAGCGACTCATAATGTGTTGAAGTTGGCTGCTTGTGTTGGGAATCAGTTTGATTTGGGGACTTTGGCAGTTGTCTCCCAGCAATTGGAAACGGAAACGGCGGCGGATTTGTGGAAGGCTTTGCAAGAGGGGTTAATCCTGCCTGAAAGTGAAGTCTACAAGTTTTATATGGGGCGAGAAAGACGGGAGGAGACCGAAAATTCGGAGGTGGTGAATTACAAGTTTTTGCACGATCGCGTTCAGCAAGCTGCCTATTCTTTAATTCCCGAACAAGAGCGATCGCGCGCTCACTATCAGATTGGACAATTGCTGATCCGGCAAATTTCACCCGCAGCTATAGAAGAGCAAATTTTTTCAGTCGTCAATCAGTTGAATTATGGTATTGCGCTGATTGAAGACCAAACAGAACGCGATGAATTGGCACAACTCAACCTCACGGCTTGCCGCAAAGCCAGAGGCGCTACTGCTTATCAAGCTGCTCGCGAGTATGCTGCGATCGGGCTAAATTTGCTTGGAGAGAGCGCTTGGCAACGACAGTACGAGATGACCTTGAACTTGCACGACATAGCCGCAGAAGTGGCTTCACTCTGTGGCGATTTTGACCAGATGAATCGGTGGATTGACACTGTGATTCATCATACCAGAACTCCCCTAGAGCGAGTCAGCGTTTACATCGTCAAAATTCAGGCTTTATCGTCCCAGAACAAGTTTTTAGAAGCAATTGCTATCGGTTTGTTGAGTCTCAAAGAATTAGGCGTTGAATTGCCAGATAGCGCTACATCAGAAGATATTCAGCAAGCAGTGCAGGAAGTTAATAGCTCGATCGGCGATCGACCGATTGAAGAGTTATTCGATCTGCCAGCGATGGTGGATACCCAAAAGCTTGCCGCGATGCAAGTGGCGGCAAGTATGGCATCAGTTTGTTATCCGGTTGGTTCGTCTTTGTTTCCACTGGTGACTGCCTTACAGGTAAATTTATCTATCCAATATGGCAACAGTCGTACATCAGCTTATAGCTATAGTTTTTATGGGGTGATTCTCAACAACTTACTACAAGATGTGACGGTAGCCGATCAATTTTGCCGATTAGCTTATCGTCTTGCCAGTGGGCCGGATGCCAAAAATATTCGCTCTGCAAGTTGTGTTGTGATCGCAGCTTTGTTGTACCATCGCAAATCGCATTTGCGGGAGACCCTCCCCATTTTTCAGGCAGGCTATCAAGCCGGATTAGAAACAGGCAATCTAGAGTTTGTCGGGCATAATGGGCATGGATTTTGTCTAAATTCCTACTGGTGCGGTCAACCTTTGGCAGAACTTGAACCCCAAATTCGGGCATACCGTCAGCAATTACTCGACCTCAACCAACTAGCGACGGCAAATTATTGTTCGATTTATTGGGAAACAACGCTGTTTTTATTGGGTAATCCAAACAAGTTTGAGATTTCCTTTGAACAGGAATGCTATGAGGAGAAGCTGGTTTCTCAGTCGCTTGCCACTAACGATTTGTACCGACTCTGCATCTTCTATCTGTACAGGGTGACGTTGAGATTCCTGCTGGGAGACATTGCTGGGGCCTCCGCAGATGTCGATCGAGCAAGACAGTATATAGCCGGAAGCGTAGGAACTACTTCCGAAGCTGGTTTATATTTCTATGACTCACTCATAGCCCTTGCCACTCCTGAGTCCGAGACAGAGTTAGAAACGCAGTGGCAACGAGTTCAGGAAAATCAAAGGAAGTTGCAGCATTGGGCAGAACACGCCCCCATGAATTATTTGCATAAGTGGCAGTTGGTAGAAGCAGAGAAATACCGAGTTGCCAGACAGAGGGCAGAAGCTATTGAAATGTACGATCGCGCCATTTCTGGAGCGAAAGAAAACAAATATATCCAAGAAGAAGCCCTTGCTAACGAATTAGCAGCTAAATTCTACCTCGACTGGGGCAAAGAAAAAGTGGCGCAAGCCTATATGCAAGACGCCTACTACTGTTACGCTCACTGGGGCGCGAAAGCCAAAATCAATGACTTAGAAAAACGCTACCCCCAACTTCTTGCTCCCATATTGCAGGCAAGAGAAAATCGTTTTGGCATCAGCGAAACCCGCCTCCACACAATCAATAAATCGTCAGTTTTACATCAAACCTTGCACACAACTCTATCTAGCAGTAGCAGTATTTACGAAGCCCTCGATTTCGCGACTATTCTCAAAGCCTCCCAAACTCTATCAAGTGAAATTCAATTAGAAAAATTGCTGGCTGCACTGATGTCTGTGGTGATGGAAAATGCCGGGGCAACCAAAGCAGTTCTGCTGTTGGTTAAGGATGGGAATCTCGCCATCGAAGCTGTAGCTTCCTTCCATCAAGATGTCATCTCAATGTCTGTACCGCTGTCACCTAGCGACGAGGTTCCCGCTGCTGTGATTAACTATGTTAAGCGGACTTGGAAAACTGTGGTTTTGGATAATGCAGCAGTACAAAACGATTTTATTGCCGATCCGTATTTGATGCAGAAAAAGCCAAAAAGTGTGCTGTGTACCTCGATTTTAAATCAGGGTAAATTAATCGGGTTGCTATATCTGGAAAATCACTTGACAGTTGCTGCATTTACAGACGATCGCACTGAAGTCATCCAACTTTTGTGCGTCCAAGCCGCTATCTCTCTAGAAAATGCCCGCTTGTACCGACAATCTCAAGCTTATGCAAAAGAATTAGAGCGATCGCTCTTTGATTTGCAGCAAGCACAGTTACAGATCGTGCAAAGCGAAAAAATGTCCACCTTGGGCAATCTAGTCACAGGAATAGCCCACGAAATAAATAATCCTGTCGGCTTTATTAGCGGCAATATTGAGGAAGCAACGACCACGATCAAAGATGTGATTGGTCACTTAAAATTATATCAAGAAAAACTGCCAAATCCAGGCGAGGAAATTGAAGAAGATGCTGAGGATATTGATTTAGAGTATGCCTTAGAAGATTTGCCAAAGATGCTGTTGTCGATGAAAGTGGGGTGCGATCGCATTCGCGGCATTAGCACCAGCCTCCGCACTTTCTCCAGAGCCGATAAAGACTACAAAGTTCCGTTTAATATCCATGAGGGCATTGACAGCACCATCTTGATTTTGAAACACCGACTCAAAGCCAACGAACATCATCCCGCCATCGAAGTCGTCACAGACTACGGCAATCTCCCCCCCATCGAATGCTTTCCCGGTCAACTGAACCAAGTCTTTATGAACCTGCTTGCTAACGCGATCGATGCCCTAGAAGAATCAAACCAAGGACGCAGTTTGGAGGCAATTAAAGCAGATCCACACTGTATCACAGTTCGTACCAGTCTGTCGGGCGATCGGCACATCAAAATTCAGATTGCCGATAACGGTGCGGGCATGACAGAAGCCGTGAAACAGCGGATTTTTGACCATTTGTTCACAACGAAGGCAGTAGGAAAAGGCACTGGGTTAGGATTGGCGATCGCCCGCCAGATTGTAGTCGAAACCCACGGCGGAACAATTAATGTGAATTCTACCTTGGGGGGAGGAAGTGAATTTGAGATAGTGTTACCTATTACCGAATAA
- a CDS encoding calcium-binding protein, producing the protein MANLIGTDSNDFILGTPLSDRIRALDGDDTPLGAGGDDTLEGDAGNDQLLGADGADSLIGGEGNDELIGNQGRDFASGGNGDDSIRGGLGNDILEGNDGIDSVVGDAGDDLVFGNGDFDVIAGGTGNDTLTGNDGDDSVFGNADDDFLYGNFGNDSLNGGSGSDQMLGGEGNDYFSASDGDDTLYGNADNDSLFGDAGNDQIFGGKANDTAFGGSGSDTLRGDEGDDSVLGDEGNDFLFGGKANDALDGGFGDDSLAGGIGDDTILGSFGNDNLFGAEGNDSLIGGEGSDTLTGGSGSDVFGLGAGPGSLALITDYNEAEDFFGLPSNLSFAQLEVRQGNGANLRDTVITIDGKLLAILTDTPAALLDANDFIAVTGTVPPRPTTITTTTTVTTTITDPTATPTPTPAPTPTPTPTPTPTPTPTPTPTPTPTPTPTPTPTPTPTPTPTAAPTPTPTAAPTPTPTAAPTPTPTAAPTPTPTAAPTPTPTAAPTPTPTAAPTPTPTASRIPMPPTVSVPDSPLLSISSIPPTPGLLPMPGQTPIFPTVPNPIPLAPTPFGF; encoded by the coding sequence ATGGCAAACCTGATCGGCACAGACAGCAACGACTTTATTCTAGGAACTCCGCTGAGCGATCGAATTCGCGCCTTAGATGGCGATGACACGCCCCTAGGTGCGGGAGGAGATGACACCCTAGAGGGCGACGCCGGCAACGACCAGCTTCTTGGAGCTGACGGAGCAGATTCGCTGATTGGCGGTGAAGGAAATGACGAACTCATTGGCAACCAAGGTCGCGATTTTGCTTCCGGCGGGAACGGCGATGACTCGATTCGCGGCGGTTTGGGCAACGACATCCTCGAAGGCAACGACGGGATAGACAGCGTGGTGGGAGACGCTGGGGACGACTTAGTTTTTGGCAACGGAGACTTTGATGTGATTGCCGGCGGTACTGGCAACGACACGCTCACAGGGAATGACGGCGACGATTCGGTGTTCGGGAATGCTGATGATGACTTTCTCTACGGGAATTTTGGGAACGATTCTCTCAACGGCGGTAGTGGCAGCGATCAAATGTTGGGCGGTGAGGGCAACGATTACTTTAGCGCCAGCGACGGCGACGACACTTTGTACGGCAATGCCGACAACGATTCGCTCTTCGGAGATGCTGGTAATGACCAGATCTTCGGTGGGAAGGCTAACGATACAGCTTTTGGCGGCAGCGGTTCCGATACCCTTCGCGGCGATGAAGGCGACGACTCGGTACTGGGAGATGAAGGTAATGACTTCCTGTTTGGCGGCAAAGCTAATGATGCTCTCGACGGCGGTTTTGGCGATGACTCTTTGGCCGGAGGTATCGGCGACGATACAATTTTGGGCAGTTTCGGCAATGACAATTTATTTGGGGCAGAGGGTAATGATTCTCTGATCGGAGGTGAGGGTTCGGATACTCTGACGGGCGGTAGCGGCAGTGATGTCTTTGGATTGGGAGCTGGGCCTGGCAGTTTGGCTTTAATTACTGATTACAATGAGGCAGAGGATTTCTTTGGACTGCCGAGCAATTTATCTTTCGCTCAACTGGAAGTTCGGCAAGGTAACGGTGCAAATCTCAGGGATACAGTCATTACGATCGACGGCAAGCTTTTAGCAATTTTGACAGACACTCCGGCGGCGCTGCTCGATGCCAATGATTTTATCGCTGTGACTGGGACGGTTCCCCCCAGACCAACCACAATTACAACTACAACTACAGTTACAACCACAATTACAGATCCAACTGCGACGCCGACTCCGACTCCGGCTCCAACTCCAACTCCGACTCCAACTCCGACTCCAACTCCGACTCCAACTCCAACTCCAACTCCAACTCCAACTCCAACTCCAACTCCGACTCCAACTCCAACTCCAACTCCAACTCCCACAGCAGCACCGACTCCAACTCCCACAGCAGCACCGACTCCAACTCCCACAGCAGCACCGACGCCGACTCCCACAGCAGCACCGACGCCGACTCCCACAGCAGCACCGACTCCAACTCCCACAGCAGCACCGACGCCGACTCCCACAGCAGCACCGACTCCGACGCCGACTGCTTCGAGGATTCCGATGCCGCCGACAGTTAGCGTGCCTGATTCGCCTCTGCTGTCAATTAGTTCGATCCCCCCGACTCCCGGACTATTGCCAATGCCCGGCCAGACGCCGATATTCCCGACGGTGCCGAACCCGATACCCTTAGCTCCTACACCTTTTGGGTTCTAG
- a CDS encoding Photosystem II manganese-stabilizing polypeptide, producing the protein MKYRALIVALLAFCMSALVACSSASDTTVATTELLTYDEIRGTGLANNCPSLAETSRGSIPIEAGGTYKLSGLCLQPTTYFVKEEPANKRQEAEFVPGKLLTRFTSSIDQVQGTLKVGNDGTLTFKEEDGLDFQAITIQLPGGEQVPFLFTIKELVASSEPGVVAINTSTDLRGEFNVPSYRSAGFLDPKGRGVATGYDNAVALPASDNSKRVRANVKVADTSTKAGKISLQVAKVNSATGEIGGIFESTQPSDTDLGARPALDVKIRGLFYARIEPSVS; encoded by the coding sequence ATGAAATATCGTGCTTTAATTGTTGCACTTTTAGCATTTTGCATGAGTGCGCTGGTTGCTTGTTCTTCTGCTTCTGACACGACGGTGGCGACTACCGAGTTGCTCACCTACGACGAGATTAGAGGTACTGGCTTGGCTAATAACTGCCCTAGCTTGGCAGAAACTTCTCGGGGTTCGATCCCCATCGAAGCGGGTGGCACCTATAAACTGAGTGGTTTGTGTTTGCAGCCCACAACTTATTTTGTCAAGGAAGAACCAGCAAACAAACGCCAAGAAGCGGAATTTGTGCCTGGTAAATTGCTGACGCGGTTCACCTCGAGCATTGACCAAGTTCAAGGTACGCTCAAGGTGGGTAATGACGGGACTCTGACTTTCAAAGAAGAGGACGGCTTGGACTTTCAAGCAATTACGATTCAATTACCGGGCGGAGAGCAAGTACCTTTCTTGTTCACTATTAAAGAACTGGTAGCCAGTTCCGAGCCCGGAGTGGTTGCTATCAATACTTCCACCGATTTGAGAGGGGAGTTTAACGTTCCTTCTTACCGCAGCGCAGGCTTTTTAGACCCTAAAGGTCGCGGGGTAGCGACTGGGTATGACAATGCTGTAGCGCTTCCGGCTTCTGACAATTCCAAACGTGTGCGGGCTAATGTTAAGGTAGCTGACACCAGCACCAAAGCTGGCAAAATTTCTCTCCAAGTTGCTAAAGTCAACAGCGCCACTGGCGAAATCGGCGGAATTTTTGAGAGTACGCAGCCTTCTGATACTGATTTGGGAGCTAGACCCGCTCTGGACGTGAAAATTCGGGGTTTGTTTTACGCTCGCATTGAGCCTTCTGTCTCGTAA
- a CDS encoding RNA polymerase sigma factor SigF: protein MSTTVPNELKSENLQLLREYQISGSNEIRNQLVKLNIGLVRKEVYHWINQCGESYDDLLQVGCIGLIRAIERFDIAKGHAFSSFAIPYIRGEIQHYLRDKSPSVRFPRHWQSLERKSVAAIKDLQVQLNRKPTDAEVAAVLEVSLEEWQEIKLAHLNRSPLSLDAPMQDEDEGATCLGELVPDTKYRSFQLAQEDQIRVQQALAMLEQRTREILEFVFLYDLTQKETAERLGISAVTVSRRVKKGLDLLKEIMTKQL, encoded by the coding sequence ATGTCTACCACAGTGCCGAACGAGCTAAAAAGCGAAAATTTGCAATTGTTGCGCGAGTACCAAATTTCTGGCTCGAATGAAATCCGCAATCAGTTAGTTAAACTGAATATCGGACTGGTCAGAAAAGAAGTTTACCACTGGATCAACCAGTGCGGTGAAAGCTATGACGATTTGCTGCAAGTCGGATGTATTGGGTTGATCAGGGCGATCGAGCGGTTTGATATCGCCAAGGGACACGCTTTTAGTTCCTTTGCAATTCCCTACATACGCGGCGAAATTCAACACTACTTGCGGGACAAAAGCCCTTCTGTGCGATTTCCCCGCCATTGGCAGTCCCTGGAACGCAAATCAGTAGCAGCGATCAAGGATTTGCAGGTGCAGTTAAACCGCAAACCTACGGATGCTGAAGTAGCAGCAGTCCTTGAGGTTTCTTTAGAAGAATGGCAAGAAATTAAGTTGGCCCATCTCAACCGATCGCCTCTGAGTTTGGACGCGCCGATGCAAGATGAAGATGAGGGGGCTACTTGTCTGGGAGAATTGGTGCCCGATACTAAGTATCGGAGTTTCCAGTTGGCGCAAGAGGATCAAATTCGCGTACAGCAAGCTTTGGCTATGTTGGAACAACGGACTCGCGAGATATTGGAGTTTGTTTTTCTCTACGATTTGACGCAGAAGGAAACCGCTGAACGCTTGGGTATCAGTGCGGTGACTGTTTCTCGGCGAGTTAAGAAGGGGCTGGATTTGCTCAAAGAGATTATGACTAAACAGCTTTAG